In one Pectinophora gossypiella unplaced genomic scaffold, ilPecGoss1.1 Pgos_40, whole genome shotgun sequence genomic region, the following are encoded:
- the LOC126381228 gene encoding uncharacterized protein LOC126381228, with amino-acid sequence MGTAGHQGKTLGLIWEATKDELMFNTALPRVPEEVKTSARPPTKREALSAVMSIFDPLGLLSHLTITAKILLQDLWRQQRIGWDDQVPEEAAEDFTKWIRAVDSVREVKLPRCYAPTRGVLERQLHVFNDASDRAYATVAYWRIKYENGEVIITLAGAKAKVAPVKAQSIPRLELQASLIGARLAHSIQEEHRQKADRIVLWSDSKTALHWIRNDIIKYTPYVAHRVGEIANLTHVEQWRWIPSELNVADDATRPNYEVRADQRWFIGPAFLREEEERWPSERTEEENDNGQDEIVCATDNSEGPAYLSDISRFSSYERLVRATAYVLLAVDKMKKRTRTLKLAHITKAEELWYKKMQEDSYSDEIERLKKDLKLRPNSALRKLDPRIDDRGLLTLHGRVGVARISEQSKSPLIMDGRHAFTRLLVAHAHKAANHANREQVVNDLKQKFYITLKKARPRPQVHGDLPYERLAAHARPFSYTGLDFFGPMYVTVGRHKEKRWGALFTCLTTRAVHIEISPSLSTDSAIMCLRRMAARRGWPVTIYSDNGTNFHGADEELRAAQREWGPQLKDFALLQRTNWKYIAPGAPNQGGAWERLIRSVKTALVATLHERYPRDEVLATLLTEAEYTVNARPLTHVPVEPGDMEALTPNHFLLGTSGGLPTTGPCREVDRRTWRATQALADVFWRRWLTEYLPTLIPRGGTRSGRGADLKVGNVVIITDPVLPRNI; translated from the exons ATGGGAACCGCTGGTCATCAAGGCAAGACTCTAGGTCTAATATGGGAGGCCACTAAAGATGAACTAATGTTCAACACCGCGCTGCCTAGGGTACCGGAGGAGGTCAAGACGTCAGCACGCCCGCCGACTAAGCGCGAAGCCCTCAGCGCTGTCATGTCGATCTTCGACCCACTTGGACTGCTAAGCCATCTCACCATAACGGCTAAAATCCTACTGCAAGACTTATGGAGACAACAGAGGATAGGATGGGATGACCAAGTGCCGGAAGAAGCCGCCGAGGACTTCACTAAATGGATACGAGCGGTCGACAGCGTGCGAGAAGTTAAACtgccccgttgctatgcgccaacGAGGGGAGTACTGGAGCGTCAGCTACACGTATTTAACGACGCGAGCGACAGAGCGTACGCCACGGTAGCGTACTGGCGAATCAAATACGAAAACGGAGAGGTCATCATCACGCTCGCCGGCGCAAAGGCTAAGGTAGCACCGGTGAAGGCACAGAGCATACCGCGACTCGAACTGCaagccagcctcataggtgcaCGACTCGCCCACAGTATACAAGAAGAACATAGACAGAAGGCTGACAGGATCGTGCTCTGGTCAGACTCGAAGACCGCTCTCCACTGGATTCGCAACGACATCATCAAGTACACGCCGTACGTAGCTCACCGCGTAGGCGAGATCGCTAATCTCACGCACGTCGAACAATGGAGATGGATACCGAGCGAGTTAAATGTAGCCGACGACGCCACACGACCTAACTACGAGGTGCGAGCCGACCAAAGATGGTTCATTGGCCCGGCGTTCCTccgggaagaagaagaaaggtgGCCATCGGAACGCACCGAAGAGGAAAATGACAACGGACAAGACGAGATAGTCTGCGCCACGGACAACAGCGAGGGGCCGGCCTACCTATCTGACATAAGTCGGTTCTCCTCTTACGAGAGACTCGTCCGTGCGACAGCCTACGTCTTACTAGCCGTCGATAAAATGAAGAAACGAACGCGAACACTGAAACTCGCCCATATCACAAAGGCAGAAGagctatggtataagaaaatgcaAGAGGACTCGTACTCCGACGAAATAgaacgactgaaaaaggactTGAAGTTACGTCCGAACAGCGCGCTGCGTAAGCTCGACCCACGGATAGACGACAGAGGCTTACTTACACTACACGGTCGCGTGGGCGTGGCGAGAATAAGCGAGCAGTCAAAAAGCCCGCTAATAATGGACGGCCGCCACGCTTTCACCCGGCTACTCGTCGCGCACGCACACAAGGCGGCGAACCACGCCAACCGAGAGCAAGTTGTCAACGACCTGAAACAGAAGTTCTATATCACAC TGAAGAAAGCCAGACCGAGACCGCAAGTTCACGGAGACCTGCCCTACGAAAGACTCGCAGCGCACGCGAGGCCATTTAGCTACACGGGCCTCGACTTTTTCGGCCCTATGTACGTGACGGTCGGGCGACATAAGGAAAAGCGCTGGGGCGCCCTGTTTACGTGTCTCACTACGCGAGCGGTCCATATAGAGATCTCACCGTCGCTATCTACGGATTCCGCTATTATGTGCCTACGGCggatggcggcgcggcgggggtggccagtAACAATCTACAGCGATAATGGGACGAACTTTCATGGAGCGGACGAAGAGCTGCGAGCAGCGCAGCGAGAATGGGGTCCACAACTCAAGGACTTCGCTCTACTACAACGAACGAACTGGAAATACATCGCACCCGGGGCACCGAATCAAGGTGGAGCATGGGAGCGGCTAATACGCTCGGTTAAGACAGCGTTAGTCGCCACACTACACGAGCGCTACCCCAGGGACGAAGTACTCGCCACATTACTCACGGAGGCAGAGTACACGGTCAACGCACGCCCTCTCACTCACGTGCCAGTTGAACCAGGAGACATGGAGGCGCTAACACCGAATCACTTCCTACTGGGGACCTCCGGCGGCCTACCCACTACCGGGCCGTGCAGGGAGGTAGACAGGAGGACCTGGAGGGCCACGCAGGCGCTGGCTGACGTGTTTTGGCGTCGATGGCTAacggagtacctacctacactcatACCACGTGGAGGCACACGGAGCGGGCGCGGAGCGGACCTGAAAGTTGGTAACGTCGTGATTATCACTGATCCAGTACTGCCGAGGAACATCTGA